A genomic window from Sporosarcina sp. Marseille-Q4063 includes:
- a CDS encoding PepSY domain-containing protein yields MNRVLVGLALIMIMTFLFQYQAPIISTEEAVINAEKHFENPPVEWKKSLSFSDLNEITPEIISVNLNQKQGFWNELTNKQQWEVQLEHNGTSPTFVLDAYTGKIIDIYGPLN; encoded by the coding sequence TTGAATAGAGTATTAGTAGGTTTGGCTTTAATAATGATAATGACTTTTTTATTCCAATATCAAGCGCCTATTATTAGCACTGAGGAAGCCGTAATTAATGCAGAAAAACACTTTGAAAATCCTCCGGTGGAATGGAAAAAGTCATTATCCTTTAGTGATTTAAATGAAATCACTCCTGAAATTATTAGTGTGAATCTCAATCAAAAACAAGGTTTTTGGAACGAATTAACAAATAAACAGCAATGGGAAGTCCAACTTGAACATAATGGAACTTCGCCAACATTTGTACTAGATGCATATACGGGAAAAATTATCGATATATATGGACCTTTGAATTAA
- a CDS encoding SEC-C metal-binding domain-containing protein produces MNEYVQVLLMISNTTRIWENRGHTPSELGQLARPHLQPLPTIPFQVIEGGKVSRNEPCPCGSGKKHKKCCGK; encoded by the coding sequence ATGAATGAGTATGTGCAAGTATTATTAATGATTTCCAACACAACACGCATTTGGGAAAATAGAGGCCATACGCCAAGTGAACTAGGACAATTGGCAAGACCTCACTTGCAGCCATTGCCGACTATTCCGTTTCAGGTGATTGAAGGCGGGAAGGTTAGTCGAAATGAACCGTGTCCATGTGGAAGCGGGAAGAAACACAAGAAATGTTGTGGCAAATAG